The following are encoded together in the Ezakiella massiliensis genome:
- the murC gene encoding UDP-N-acetylmuramate--L-alanine ligase — MDIDFNNIKEVHFIGIGGIGMSSMARVLLDRGYRVSGSDRTITPLCQNLIDHGAKISAPQDAKNILKPDLIVYTDAISADNPEFIAAKESGIPMIDRASFLGQLMTQYQKSYAITGTHGKTTTTSMLATIFKHSDFKPTILLGGNLDAIGGNVLVGEHDVMLCEACEYKGNILKYHPTTAVVLNIDEDHLDYYKSLEHIEATFIEFIKGLKSGSHLIINGDEASLKNIREAHDGKLITFGIHRPADFRAKDITYNEEGFASYDLEFEGKTYKVNTSVMGVHNVLNSLAAIATAYDAGLDIETIVDAIDHYKPVHQRLEMLGEKDGVTVMDDYAHHPTEIMASLNAVKNMNKERIFCVFQPHTYTRTKILLNGFADAFKLADQVVVIDIFAARETNNLGIHSRDLVEKMNERGISCKYYPDFESALEYLKTALRPGDLFITMGAGDVNKLAHMYLEDK; from the coding sequence ATGGACATAGATTTTAATAATATTAAAGAAGTACATTTTATTGGCATTGGGGGCATTGGCATGAGCTCTATGGCTCGTGTTCTTTTGGACCGGGGCTATAGGGTTTCTGGGTCTGACAGGACCATTACTCCTCTTTGCCAAAACTTAATAGACCACGGGGCAAAGATTAGTGCGCCTCAAGATGCAAAAAATATTTTAAAGCCTGATTTAATTGTTTACACAGATGCGATCTCAGCTGACAATCCAGAATTTATTGCGGCTAAGGAGTCGGGCATCCCCATGATTGACCGGGCGAGTTTTTTGGGCCAGCTGATGACCCAGTATCAAAAATCCTACGCCATCACGGGGACTCACGGCAAGACGACAACCACGTCAATGCTTGCAACGATTTTTAAGCACAGCGATTTTAAACCGACGATTTTACTGGGCGGCAATTTGGATGCCATTGGAGGCAATGTATTGGTGGGCGAGCACGATGTTATGCTTTGCGAAGCCTGCGAATACAAGGGTAATATTTTAAAATACCATCCAACAACAGCCGTCGTTTTAAATATCGACGAAGACCATTTGGATTATTACAAGTCCCTTGAACACATAGAGGCGACCTTTATTGAATTTATCAAGGGTCTAAAGTCGGGCAGCCATTTGATTATTAACGGTGATGAAGCAAGTCTTAAAAATATTAGAGAGGCCCACGATGGCAAGCTGATTACTTTTGGTATTCACAGGCCGGCTGATTTTAGGGCCAAAGATATTACTTACAATGAAGAGGGTTTTGCTTCTTATGATCTGGAATTTGAGGGCAAGACTTACAAGGTAAACACAAGCGTAATGGGCGTTCACAATGTTCTAAACTCTTTGGCGGCCATTGCAACTGCTTATGATGCAGGCCTGGATATAGAGACGATTGTAGATGCCATTGACCATTACAAACCAGTCCATCAAAGGCTGGAGATGCTGGGCGAAAAGGACGGGGTCACAGTTATGGACGACTACGCCCATCATCCAACGGAGATTATGGCCAGCCTAAACGCTGTTAAGAATATGAACAAGGAAAGAATTTTCTGCGTTTTCCAACCCCACACTTATACTAGGACTAAGATTCTTTTAAACGGCTTTGCAGACGCCTTTAAATTGGCGGACCAAGTCGTGGTTATAGATATATTTGCGGCTCGCGAGACCAATAATTTGGGCATTCACTCCCGCGATTTGGTCGAAAAGATGAACGAACGCGGAATTTCTTGCAAGTATTATCCAGACTTTGAATCTGCCCTGGAATATTTAAAAACCGCCCTTAGACCTGGCGATCTCTTTATAACCATGGGAGCAGGCGATGTAAATAAACTCGCCCATATGTATTTGGAAGACAAGTAA
- the guaA gene encoding glutamine-hydrolyzing GMP synthase has protein sequence MDKVIVLDFKGQYCQLIARRVRDLNIYSEIMPGDSTMEEILAKKPSAIILTGGPDSVYAENAMTAPKELFEAGIPILGICYGAQLMAHVLGGKVEHADKDKSEYGHADATFTGDDLFKGLNKGTVWMSHTDYISDLPEGFEVIATTPQCKTAAIANKNKKLYGTQFHPEVNNTEHQKEIFENFLFEIAKLKADWNSDNIIDREIEKIRAKVGPNGRAILGLSGGVDSSVAAAIMERAIGDRCTCIFVDHGFLRMNEAEEVEKVFTENFKVKFVKIDARKRFLDKLKGVTEPEKKRKIIGEEFIRVFEDAKKNEGDAKFLVQGTIYPDVVESGSKKEDVIKSHHNVGGLPEDVDFEIIEPLRDLFKDEVREIGYKLGLPKHMVDRHPFPGPGLAIRIIGEITEERLDILRRVDNIYITMLREQGLYDKIWQAFAVLPDIKTVGVQGDKRTYSYMVALRAVNSVDAMTAESFNFSYEFLQEAQRRIINGVPEVNRVVYDITSKPPGTIEWE, from the coding sequence ATGGACAAGGTAATCGTATTAGACTTTAAGGGCCAATATTGCCAATTGATAGCAAGACGTGTCCGCGATCTAAACATATACAGCGAAATTATGCCGGGCGATTCCACCATGGAGGAAATTCTAGCAAAAAAACCATCCGCAATCATACTAACTGGTGGCCCAGACTCTGTCTACGCTGAAAATGCTATGACAGCACCCAAAGAACTTTTTGAAGCAGGGATCCCAATACTCGGCATCTGCTACGGGGCCCAGCTCATGGCCCACGTACTGGGCGGCAAGGTTGAGCACGCTGACAAGGACAAGAGTGAATACGGCCACGCCGACGCGACCTTTACAGGCGATGACTTATTTAAAGGTCTTAACAAGGGCACAGTTTGGATGAGCCACACAGACTACATCTCTGACCTTCCAGAGGGCTTTGAGGTAATCGCAACCACACCTCAGTGCAAGACTGCTGCCATTGCAAATAAAAATAAAAAACTTTACGGGACCCAATTCCACCCAGAGGTCAACAACACAGAACACCAAAAGGAAATTTTTGAGAACTTCCTCTTTGAAATCGCAAAACTCAAGGCGGATTGGAACAGCGACAATATTATAGACCGTGAAATAGAAAAAATCCGCGCCAAAGTTGGACCAAACGGTCGTGCCATTCTCGGCCTATCAGGCGGCGTTGACTCATCAGTAGCCGCAGCCATTATGGAACGCGCCATCGGCGACAGGTGCACATGCATCTTCGTTGACCACGGATTTTTGAGGATGAACGAAGCCGAAGAAGTCGAAAAAGTATTTACAGAAAACTTCAAGGTAAAATTTGTAAAAATCGACGCCAGAAAACGCTTCCTCGATAAACTCAAAGGCGTTACAGAACCTGAAAAGAAACGCAAGATTATTGGCGAAGAATTCATCAGGGTCTTTGAAGATGCCAAGAAAAACGAAGGCGACGCAAAATTCCTAGTCCAAGGAACTATATATCCTGACGTTGTCGAATCGGGCAGCAAAAAAGAAGACGTCATCAAGAGTCATCATAATGTTGGCGGCCTACCTGAAGATGTGGATTTTGAAATCATTGAACCACTTAGAGATCTATTTAAAGACGAAGTCAGAGAGATCGGCTACAAACTTGGTCTGCCCAAGCACATGGTCGACCGTCACCCCTTCCCAGGCCCAGGACTTGCCATCAGAATTATCGGCGAAATCACCGAAGAACGCCTGGATATCTTAAGAAGGGTCGATAATATATATATCACAATGCTCCGCGAACAAGGCCTCTACGATAAAATCTGGCAAGCCTTTGCAGTCCTGCCAGACATCAAAACTGTCGGAGTCCAAGGAGACAAAAGGACCTATTCATACATGGTCGCCCTCAGAGCCGTCAACTCAGTCGACGCCATGACCGCCGAAAGCTTTAACTTTTCCTATGAATTCTTGCAAGAAGCTCAAAGAAGAATTATAAACGGCGTGCCAGAGGTAAACCGCGTAGTATACGACATAACCTCGAAACCACCGGGAACGATTGAATGGGAATAA
- a CDS encoding helix-turn-helix domain-containing protein, producing the protein MISGEKLKKLRLMRNLTQKELAIKSGLTDAAIRNYELGNRSPSKEQLQKISEALDCDISALIDHEPNSIFEIMHIIFDYEKDMKFRPSAGDGEITGLLSNDVDFNNFLIEWNEMRKKYYNDEITDEEFEDWKLSYPKKSRFLK; encoded by the coding sequence TTGATTTCTGGAGAAAAATTAAAAAAGTTAAGACTTATGCGAAACTTAACTCAAAAAGAACTCGCTATTAAGTCTGGTTTGACAGATGCTGCCATAAGAAATTATGAACTTGGAAATAGATCTCCAAGTAAAGAACAATTACAAAAAATATCTGAAGCACTTGATTGTGATATATCAGCATTGATCGATCATGAACCTAATTCTATTTTTGAAATAATGCATATAATTTTTGATTATGAAAAAGACATGAAGTTTAGACCCTCAGCAGGCGATGGGGAGATCACTGGACTTTTATCAAATGATGTAGACTTCAATAATTTTCTTATAGAATGGAATGAGATGAGAAAAAAGTATTACAACGATGAGATAACAGACGAGGAATTTGAAGATTGGAAGTTATCTTACCCTAAAAAATCAAGATTTTTAAAATAA
- a CDS encoding site-specific integrase has protein sequence MPAFRDESGNKTWFCKFNYTNWKGEKLTKKKRGFLTKKEALKWEQEFLNQHSESIEMSFREFFELYKRDRKPRIRGNTWRTKEAIVNQKILPYIGDLMLNEINNVTIIQWQNELMKIKDKNGKNYSPTYLRTIHAQLSSILNHACRYYNLKTNVARDVGSMGEKEADEMLFWTQDEYEKFIEAIKDKPESFYAFELLYWCGLRMGELLALTKEKFDFERHTLKIDESLQRIDGKNVITAPKTKKSIRTIVMPEFLTEEIKEYIDSFYKLKPKDLIFNFSKSYLHHEMDRGSKKSQVKRIRIHDLRHSHVSLLIELGFSATAIADRVGHESIDITYRYAHLFPSKQKEMALSLTQVRNNKANDWKDLLEEDDKDV, from the coding sequence GTGCCAGCATTTAGAGATGAAAGCGGGAACAAGACTTGGTTTTGTAAATTTAATTACACCAACTGGAAAGGAGAAAAATTAACTAAGAAAAAACGTGGATTTTTAACAAAAAAAGAAGCTTTAAAATGGGAACAAGAATTTTTAAATCAACATTCTGAATCAATTGAGATGAGCTTTAGGGAGTTTTTTGAACTTTACAAGAGGGATAGAAAACCAAGAATAAGAGGAAATACTTGGAGGACAAAAGAAGCAATTGTAAATCAAAAAATACTTCCCTATATTGGTGATTTAATGCTTAATGAGATTAATAACGTAACCATCATTCAATGGCAAAATGAGCTTATGAAGATTAAGGATAAGAATGGAAAAAACTACTCTCCTACTTATTTGAGAACTATTCATGCCCAGTTATCTAGTATCTTAAATCATGCTTGTAGGTACTACAATTTAAAAACTAATGTTGCTCGTGATGTTGGATCTATGGGAGAAAAAGAAGCTGATGAAATGCTATTTTGGACTCAAGATGAATATGAAAAATTTATAGAAGCTATTAAAGATAAACCTGAATCATTCTATGCTTTTGAACTTTTATATTGGTGTGGTCTTAGAATGGGAGAATTATTAGCCTTAACAAAAGAGAAATTTGATTTTGAAAGGCATACATTAAAAATTGATGAATCTTTACAAAGGATTGATGGGAAAAATGTAATAACTGCTCCTAAGACTAAAAAAAGTATAAGGACAATAGTTATGCCTGAATTTCTAACTGAAGAGATTAAAGAGTATATAGACAGTTTTTATAAGTTAAAACCAAAAGACTTAATATTTAATTTCTCCAAGAGTTACCTACACCATGAAATGGATAGGGGATCTAAGAAATCTCAAGTAAAAAGAATTAGAATACATGATTTAAGGCATTCTCATGTTTCACTCTTAATTGAACTAGGATTTTCTGCAACTGCAATAGCTGATAGGGTTGGACACGAATCGATTGATATAACCTATAGATACGCTCATCTCTTCCCTAGTAAGCAAAAAGAAATGGCTCTGTCTTTAACACAAGTAAGAAATAATAAGGCAAATGACTGGAAAGATTTATTAGAAGAGGATGATAAAGATGTTTAG
- a CDS encoding plasmid mobilization protein, with protein MFRRHSLDEISKKTRNKDKNRKRNRILNFRVSEEEYDLINKKIEISGLKKQDYFLQMLLNHEVKLVSDYRLSDNIAKEIFQLAKVIKKFGKLNDDEADIFIYILEIYEEIKKEKNPYYKE; from the coding sequence ATGTTTAGAAGACATTCATTAGATGAAATTTCTAAAAAAACGAGAAATAAAGACAAAAATAGAAAAAGAAATCGAATTTTAAACTTTAGAGTATCTGAAGAAGAATATGATCTAATAAACAAAAAGATTGAAATCAGTGGACTTAAAAAACAAGATTATTTTCTACAAATGCTATTAAATCACGAAGTTAAGTTAGTAAGTGATTATAGACTTTCTGATAATATAGCCAAGGAAATATTTCAACTAGCAAAAGTTATTAAAAAGTTTGGCAAACTCAATGACGATGAAGCTGATATTTTCATTTATATTTTAGAAATATATGAAGAAATCAAAAAAGAAAAAAACCCCTACTACAAAGAGTAA
- a CDS encoding VapE domain-containing protein: protein MVVKRRGVRLMTDIKLKFPEIDQTYAFLDLQTTDKGTVRQITGNIVTAILNPKYCQNQKIIEGQIFFDKFTNEIKFQGKIIGERNIKENQIRLWDDSLNNRLGLEIEKHFGINYNANKMWEAIRFVAHQYEVSPPKQYLQNLKWNGDKNAIRKLLPKYLGADDTELNNWIMEHMILGMIKRIFNPGSKFDEMIVLVGGQGIGKSTFARYLSITDDWFCTIENIQGKDAVMNLMGKTVVEIEEFVALRNAKSANEAKSFLSKLSERIRIPYEKYATDVPRTCIFIGTLNERTFLNDHTGERRYLPVECNPNQRIRTIYPDKNNNEKLSDKEYMSRIREDFNQALALGYEIFKNKTHAWTIPKNLLKDLYKEQEKFKYLNPDVEDIRYFLEEYKPKSADPNITCFKELTMQGYQIKSKSFSEIMDNYFQDWIPIRSSKTKRISPSGVSIPVKLYYEKKIENETDFIEVDKNLLPKEWQKEKQLEIDTAN from the coding sequence ATGGTTGTAAAAAGAAGAGGAGTAAGGCTTATGACAGATATTAAATTAAAATTCCCAGAAATAGATCAGACTTACGCCTTTTTAGACTTACAAACTACAGATAAGGGGACGGTTAGACAAATTACTGGGAATATTGTAACAGCTATTTTAAATCCCAAATATTGTCAAAATCAAAAAATAATTGAGGGACAAATATTCTTTGATAAATTTACCAATGAAATAAAATTCCAGGGGAAAATTATCGGAGAAAGAAATATAAAGGAAAATCAAATAAGACTTTGGGATGATTCTTTGAACAATAGATTAGGCTTAGAGATAGAAAAACATTTTGGAATTAATTATAACGCAAACAAAATGTGGGAAGCTATTCGTTTTGTAGCTCATCAATATGAAGTGAGTCCGCCAAAGCAATATCTTCAAAATTTAAAATGGAATGGAGATAAAAATGCCATTAGAAAACTTTTACCAAAGTATTTGGGAGCGGATGATACAGAGCTTAACAATTGGATAATGGAACATATGATATTGGGTATGATAAAAAGAATTTTCAATCCAGGATCTAAGTTTGATGAGATGATTGTTTTAGTTGGTGGACAAGGTATAGGCAAATCGACTTTTGCAAGATACTTGTCCATAACAGATGATTGGTTTTGCACAATAGAAAACATTCAAGGTAAGGATGCTGTTATGAACCTTATGGGTAAAACTGTCGTTGAAATTGAAGAATTTGTTGCTTTAAGAAATGCAAAATCAGCTAATGAAGCTAAATCTTTTTTATCAAAATTAAGTGAAAGGATAAGAATACCCTACGAAAAATACGCCACAGATGTACCTAGAACTTGTATCTTCATAGGGACATTAAATGAAAGAACTTTTCTTAATGACCATACTGGAGAAAGAAGATATTTGCCTGTTGAATGTAACCCGAATCAAAGAATAAGGACTATATATCCAGATAAAAATAACAATGAAAAACTTTCAGACAAAGAATATATGTCACGTATAAGAGAAGATTTTAACCAGGCTCTAGCTTTGGGATATGAAATCTTTAAAAACAAGACTCATGCATGGACTATACCAAAAAATCTTTTAAAAGACTTGTATAAGGAGCAAGAAAAGTTCAAATATCTAAACCCAGATGTGGAAGACATTAGGTATTTCTTAGAAGAATATAAGCCGAAAAGTGCAGATCCAAATATAACTTGTTTCAAAGAACTAACCATGCAAGGCTACCAAATAAAATCAAAATCTTTTTCAGAGATTATGGATAATTATTTCCAAGACTGGATTCCAATTAGGTCATCAAAGACCAAAAGAATATCACCAAGCGGAGTCTCAATCCCAGTAAAACTATATTATGAAAAGAAAATAGAAAATGAAACTGACTTTATAGAAGTTGATAAGAATTTGTTGCCAAAAGAATGGCAAAAAGAAAAACAATTAGAAATAGATACAGCAAATTAA
- a CDS encoding plasmid mobilization protein: MDNRKRKNQLKIYLTDEEKEIFEKKMKLANCKTMSHFLRKCVLEKEIYIVDLEPFRDLQWLLSNVTNNINQIAKATNMTGVIYKNDIQAIRQDVDKLSKEIWDIHSLLLKRIQKIQEYQE; encoded by the coding sequence ATGGATAATAGAAAAAGAAAAAATCAACTAAAAATATATTTAACAGATGAAGAAAAAGAAATTTTTGAAAAGAAAATGAAACTTGCTAATTGCAAAACTATGTCCCATTTTCTTAGAAAATGTGTATTAGAGAAAGAAATTTATATTGTAGACCTAGAACCATTTAGAGATCTCCAATGGCTACTTTCAAATGTAACAAATAATATAAACCAGATTGCAAAAGCTACTAATATGACTGGTGTTATTTACAAAAATGACATACAGGCTATCAGGCAAGACGTAGACAAGTTATCCAAAGAAATCTGGGATATTCACAGCTTATTATTAAAAAGAATTCAAAAAATACAAGAATATCAGGAGTAA
- a CDS encoding DUF4275 family protein, translated as MKTLRSISMNFEKEWIKHFTKDVSKKDLDFRVRDSGNFIWHAFLDLIDKGSYSVGNEARKTFDKVNKVGTIYFFPWDENKVFENNIEEITADMLDRYNEVYLVASDWSWTNIKTHEEELGPYFCSNTENHI; from the coding sequence ATGAAAACGCTACGGAGTATCTCTATGAATTTTGAGAAAGAATGGATAAAACATTTTACAAAAGATGTCTCTAAAAAAGATTTAGATTTTAGAGTTAGAGATTCAGGTAATTTTATATGGCATGCTTTTTTGGATTTAATTGATAAGGGAAGTTACTCGGTCGGAAATGAAGCGAGAAAAACTTTTGACAAGGTAAATAAAGTAGGTACAATTTATTTTTTCCCTTGGGATGAAAATAAAGTTTTTGAAAATAATATTGAAGAAATTACTGCAGACATGCTCGATAGATATAACGAGGTATATCTTGTCGCTTCCGATTGGTCATGGACAAATATAAAAACGCATGAAGAAGAATTAGGACCTTATTTTTGCTCTAATACAGAGAATCATATTTAG
- a CDS encoding HEPN domain-containing protein: MRNIQKYGGTWKFFDSEKTFQGELHIDSDKNFIVLELIIPASDSNPMPRPPYKGKIPYICGTLFSGAKVLLYKCETGKEHTYLLSYTQQIIYSDFAFWGLEIKSEDEVMFSNVTVDFGEIINWSRLCKYNWDYSSNYGVNLIWEHEDPVNFKFGDGLLIKFYPVQGSMESNSYSKEIIARQSVLVDFVYNQPKEIDEILDDILSIQYLIGLGIDNEVVIENIKYQHPTIYSEFENKDGSVTKHFLKADLLFGKGEKKSTASIRPFKFIFTLRDINDQNIFLNWNNRYSKLKPVLDLYFTVFSNKITAPEVLFLNLVQALETFHARFITDDVKDYITRVEKITYNFCRGNENQNQWHDFLLDEHQQNSKKIHLRSRLADLIFAEGILPFWPSSYNKVEYISKVVDTRNYYTHYNIEKEEKALSREELPLVNAELRILLQFHILKILGFSTDELRKKTVEEMNRLNDIKFLQEGTHEIKERL; this comes from the coding sequence ATGAGAAATATACAAAAATATGGCGGAACATGGAAATTTTTTGATAGTGAGAAAACTTTTCAAGGAGAACTGCATATTGATTCGGATAAAAATTTTATTGTTCTTGAATTAATTATTCCAGCCAGTGATAGTAATCCAATGCCTAGACCACCTTATAAAGGAAAGATTCCATATATATGTGGCACTTTATTTTCTGGAGCAAAAGTTTTGTTATATAAATGTGAAACGGGTAAAGAGCACACATATCTATTATCATATACACAACAAATTATTTACTCTGATTTTGCTTTCTGGGGGCTAGAAATAAAGTCTGAAGATGAGGTAATGTTTTCAAATGTTACCGTTGACTTTGGGGAGATAATAAATTGGTCTAGATTGTGCAAATATAACTGGGACTATTCCTCAAATTATGGTGTGAATTTGATTTGGGAACATGAAGATCCTGTTAATTTTAAATTTGGAGATGGTTTACTTATAAAATTTTATCCTGTACAGGGAAGTATGGAAAGCAATTCATATAGTAAGGAGATTATTGCACGTCAAAGTGTTCTTGTAGACTTTGTTTATAATCAACCTAAAGAGATTGATGAAATACTAGATGATATTTTATCTATTCAGTATCTTATAGGCCTTGGTATTGATAATGAGGTAGTTATTGAGAATATTAAATATCAACACCCAACAATATATTCAGAATTTGAAAACAAAGATGGATCTGTTACTAAACATTTTTTAAAAGCTGATTTGTTGTTTGGAAAGGGGGAGAAAAAATCTACTGCAAGTATTAGACCGTTCAAATTTATCTTTACTTTAAGAGATATAAATGATCAAAATATTTTTTTAAATTGGAATAATAGATATTCTAAACTTAAACCAGTCTTGGATCTTTACTTTACTGTTTTTTCTAATAAAATTACAGCACCAGAAGTCTTGTTTTTAAACTTGGTTCAAGCTTTAGAGACTTTTCATGCAAGATTTATCACTGATGATGTAAAAGATTACATTACTAGAGTTGAAAAAATTACTTATAATTTTTGTAGGGGTAATGAGAATCAGAATCAATGGCACGATTTTTTACTTGATGAGCATCAGCAAAATAGTAAAAAGATACATCTAAGAAGTCGCTTGGCTGATTTAATTTTTGCTGAAGGAATATTACCCTTCTGGCCTAGTTCTTACAATAAAGTAGAATATATCAGTAAGGTAGTAGATACGAGAAATTACTATACTCATTATAATATCGAAAAAGAAGAGAAGGCACTTTCAAGAGAAGAATTGCCTTTAGTAAATGCTGAACTAAGGATATTACTACAGTTCCATATTCTAAAGATTCTAGGTTTTTCTACTGACGAATTAAGGAAGAAAACAGTAGAAGAGATGAACAGGCTTAATGATATTAAATTTTTACAAGAAGGAACTCATGAGATAAAAGAGAGACTGTGA
- a CDS encoding helix-turn-helix transcriptional regulator — protein sequence MLDEKKMYKEDLRLDTGMSSATLHKLGKNEIVSMDVLARICESLKCDEGDIVSYINEEGVSE from the coding sequence TTGCTTGACGAGAAGAAAATGTATAAAGAAGACTTAAGACTAGATACAGGGATGTCCTCAGCAACTCTTCATAAGTTAGGTAAGAATGAGATTGTTAGCATGGATGTTTTAGCAAGAATTTGTGAAAGTCTTAAATGTGATGAGGGAGATATTGTTAGCTATATAAATGAAGAGGGTGTGTCAGAATGA